The genomic DNA GAACGTTGAAGCGTATCGCCGAGAAAATGGAATTCGTAATGATCGGCACCCTGTTCCGAATTTAGAACAGTCCGGCGATGCGTTTGAGATGCCCTTCTGGTTCTGGAGAGAGGGAGACTCTGAACGAGGACGCGTCTTTGTTTCGCGTACCGAAGAAACCATCAAGCTTTTGTGTCGGGGCGAAGTGATCTTGTCCGCGACACCTCAAAAATTGCTGGCTGAACTGAAGAGTCTTCAGGTCACGGGGAAGCTGCGCACTCGGGCATTGACGACCACACTCTTCGCACGCCTCTGCCTGGCAGATCTGTTCGTCCATGGGATCGGTGGAGCGAAGTACGACGAGATGACAGACCGGCTGATTGCCGATTTCTTCGGGATTGTTCCGCCGCATTTTCTAGTACTCTCTGCGACACTCCACTTGCCCGTCGATTCATTCGATGTGACGGAAGACGAAGTTCGCGAACTCAAGGCCAAGCTGAGGGATTATCAATTCAACGCCGATCGCTATTTGACTGACGATCTGGCTGGTTCGCTCAAAACGAAAAAAAACGAACTGATTCGAGAGCATTGGAACGCACAGACGACGAATCTTCCGAAACGGGAACGCGTCAAGAATCGATTCCAAAATCGGAACCGTCACCGCAAGCTCAACGCCGTGAATGACTCGCTTTTCGAATTGGCGAAACCGCAAGTCGATTCTTTAAAGCGAACGCTCGCTGAAAAAGAATTGCAACTGAAGGCGAATTCAGTTCTTCGCAGTCGCGAATATTCTTCGGTCTTATTCCCGGTCGAATCTATCAACTCTCTGGCCTCTGAACTGCTTGAGCCTGCTCAAGTTCAAGCATGAGACTGCTGGTACCCAACGCGTGAGCCTGTTGGTTTCCAACGGGGCGTTTTCTCTGGTCAGGTCTTGGTTCGTTTGAAGTCATGATTTCAGATGAAGTCATGATCTCAGAGCCTGCTCGCCACGAGCAAGAATTGAAGTTCGACCTTGGTTTGCTCGAGAGTCGTTCTTTGATTCACTCTTGGTGCCGCGAGAGTTTTGGAGGTGCTGTCAAGTCAGTTGTGTTCGAATTCGGCAATTTACGCGACTCGTTCACGAGACCGTCAGAATTCCTCTTTTCCGACTTCACAGCAACCGGGAACCTGTGTTAGTCTGATTGAGTTGATTGAATGATCATCAAGGCGTTCGAAGACGTTTTTTGTTTGAGCATTAGTTTTAGGTTGGCATGGAGGCCATCGTGGAGCCAAGTTCCTCATCAGAACAGCACCTGGATGTGCAAATTCGTTGGTTAATTCGTCGGGACATGCCAGATGTTTTGCGGATTGAAAAGTCGACGTATGGACATCCTTGGACCGACGAAGATTTTCTGACCTGTCTTAGACAACGCAACTGCATCGGCATGGTTGCTGAGTACGATCAGAAGATCGTCGGGTTTATGATTTATGAACTTCATAAATCTCGTCTACATATCCTGAACTTCGCAGTCGACCCGGATTACCGTCGGCATGGAATCGGGACTCAGATGACTCTTCGTCTGGTAGATAAACTTTCTCAACAGCGGCGAAACGAAATTCTGATCGAAGTTCGTGAACGCGATCTCGAAACACAACTCTTCTTTAAGCAACAACACTTCCGGGCGGTTTGTGTTCTGCGAAGTCATTTCGACGATACCGAAGAAGATGCCTACACAATGCAGTTCCGGCTCGACGCAAACAGCGGAGCAGCTGCCGAATTTGCACCACATAATCGGATTTCAGAAATCGACGTTGCATAGAGCAAGTCAACATTGTTCTTTACGTTCTGCGTCCTGGCGAGCAGTCTATGAAGTCATGAAAATGAGCTTCACGGGTACGACAAGTTTTGAAGATGCTCTGGCTGGTCACTGCATTGATTTTTTAAGAGTTGCGTAAAGCGTTTCTTGGGAAGAGTTTAACCACAACGAGATTCACAAAAATCAGCGAACTGCTCGGTTTTCTCACGAGTCATTTTCATTGAACCTGTTCCAGTCTGATTCTTCAGGAATCAGCGATGTTGAAATAAAGTACATCAAGACAACTTGATCCCCCCCTTAAGCACTGCCCAGAACTATTCCGGGCGGTGTTTTTTTGCATTATTCCTTGCGTCACACTTAAAGTTGGTCGCGTTCGTCCTTATCGTATCCGTTTTCAAAGGCATATTGGGATCATTCTGTGAACGACGCAATTTCAAAAGCTAAGGTGCTAGTGGAAGCACTTGGATGGATTCGGAAGTTTCGTGATCGTTATGTGGTCGTGAAACTGGGGGGGAGCGCGCTCGATGATCCTGATTCAGTTCGTCGCTGTTTATCCGATGTCATTTTCATGGAAGCGGTCGGAATGAGACCGATTCTTGTCCATGGGGGTGGAAAGTCAATCAGCCGCGGAATGGCGGAAGCCGGGATTGAGCCCCGTTTCGTTCAGGGACGTCGGTATACAGACGAGAAAACATTAGAGATCGCAAAAAAGATTCTCGCTGACGAAATCTGTGAATCGCTCGTTGACCAGATTAAAACTCTCGGTGGCAAATCGGTCGGCTTGCATGTCAATTCACAAAATGTTCTGACTGGGCAACAGCTTCAGCTCGAAGATGAGAATGGTGCTGCAGTCGATCTTGGCCGTGTTGGATATGTCACTGGAATCCGCAGTGAACTCTTACACGCAACTTGTCGCGCCGGTGTCATTCCAGTCTTGCCATCGATCGCCCTTGATGCTGATGGAGGTGGGCTCAATGTAAATGCCGATACCGCAGCCGCAGCGGTTGCGAAGTTGATTAATGCCGAGAAGCTTGTTTTTCTGAGCGATGTTCCGGGAATTTATCTCGATAAAGATGACCCTGCGACTCTTGTTCAGCACCTCACCGTTTCACGTTGTCGAGAGTTGATCGCCGACGGGACAATTTCCACCGGAATGGTACCCAAGGTCGAAGCAGCGTTAGAGGCCCTTGAAGTTGGAGTCGGAAAGATTCATATCATTGACGCTGGGACTCCTCATTCACTACTTCTCGAAATCTACTCCAACCTCGGCGTTGGAACTGAAATCGTCGCGTGAGTGATTCACGCAGAGAGTTTATTCGTCTTAATTCAACCACTTAGTTCCTAGAGCAAATCCAATCCAGGTCTTGACGTTCCGCCTTGTGGAGAGCAGTCTCATGAAGTCATAAATGTGATCTTCACGGGCACGGCAAGTATTGAAATTGCTCTAATTCCAGAACCTTATCACCAGATACTAATCAAATGTCACGATCCAGTCAGGAAACGATTTCGCTTTTCGATCAGTACGTCATTCCGAATTACGGACGCTATCCAATTAGTCTGGTGCGTGGTGAGGGGAGTCACGTTTTTGATGCTGAAGGAAATGAATATCTCGACCTGTTTCCCGGTTGGGGATGCAATATTTTGGGATACTCTCCCGAGAGAGTGATTCAAGCGGTTCAAGAGCAAGTTGCTAAGCTGATTCACGTTCCGAATACCTGGTACATGGAACCGCAAGGCGAATTTGCCGAAGCGATTTGCACACGTGGATTCGGGAAAGCTTTTTTCTGCAATAGCGGAGCCGAGGCCGTTGAAGGAGCGATCAAGCTCGCGCGTCTTCATACCCCCAAAGATCGCTACAAGATCATTACTTTCGAAAATGGATTCCACGGTCGGACTTATGGAGCGGTGACTGCAACTGCTCAGCCGAAATATCATGACGGCATCGGTCCGATGATGGCTGGCTTTACATACGCACCTCACAACGATCTGGAGGCCGTGCGGCAACTTGTTGATAAGGAAACTGCAGCGATTCTCATCGAACCTGTTCAGGGCGAAGGTGGCGTCAACACTCCAGCTGATGGTTTTTTGCAGGGGCTGCGTGAGATTTGTGATGAGAACGAGATGGTCCTCGTCTTTGACGAAGTGCAGACAGGCATGGGGCGAACAGGTGAATGGTTTGCCTATCAAACGTTCGGCGTTCAACCAGATATTATGACAATGGCGAAAGGCATCGCGGCTGGCGTGGCCTGTGGTGCGATCATTGCCAAAGACGAGGTCGCTCCCTCACTTCGTCCAGGAATGCACGCGAGTACTTTCGGCGGGAACCCGATTGCGATGGTCGCCGGAAAGGCGACAGTCGAAACCATCGAAGCAGAGAACTTGTTGGAGAATTGTCAGAAGCTCTCAGCACGCTTCGAAGAATTTTTCACCAACCTGAAAAATGAAATTCCTATAATCGAAGAAGTCCGCGTCTGTGGTGCAATGATCGGTGTCGATTTGAACATCACAGCCACGCCTGCGGTGAAAAAAGCGATGGATCGTGGACTTCTCCTGAACGCGACACACGACACGGTGATCCGATTGCTTCCCGCTCTCAATGTCACTGATGCAGATATCTCTCAGGGCTGTGACATTATCGCAGATGTTCTGAAAGAAATGGCAGATGAAGTTGGCGCAGATTAGTGCTAAGTCCAGCCTTATGCCGGACACTTCAAGTGTCCGGCAAAAAATTTGCGAACCCAATTGCTCCTTGATCTGCATATAATGCCAGTAAGAGTCGACCCGGTTCGATTCCTCTTGACGTCGTTAAACGATTCGTGATAACGGAAACTCGAAATTTCAGCGTCATCATCATTCCCTGCGGTTGGTTGAATGAGATGCGTTAGGTTATCGATCGAATTGTGAGTTTCCATGTGGTTGCGAGAACAGCTTGCTCGCCGGGTTGATGGATCGTCGCTTGGCCTGTTTCGAATTCTCTGGGGCTTATTGATGGTTTGGGAGTCGATTCGAAAACTCCCCAAGGCTGATGGAATGTATTCACCTGAATACTTCCATTTTACCTATTCTCTATTTCCATTTGTGAAACCGCTGCCGGAAGTCTGGATGATGCAAACCGAAATTTCGGTGATGCTCATCGCGGCAATTCTGATTACGATTGGTTATTACTATCGTGCTGCGTCCGCAGTCTTTCTGGTCATCTTCACACATCTGTTTTTGATCGAAAAGATCTACTACAACAACCACTTCTATTTGACGATCTTGATGAGCTTCTTAATGATGCTCTGTGAGGCTGATCGCTGTTATCGACTTCCGTTGCCTGGAAAGTGGGGCAGGAAGAAGGAGACTGACCTTGAGGCTCAAACAGTTCCCTTGTGGAATCTCGTACTTTTGCGCAGTCAGATCGTGGTCCTCTATTTCTTCGGAGGTGTTGCGAAATTAAATAGTGATTGGCTGGCAGGCGAACCTGTGCGGTTTTGGTTCTCCCACAAAGATCCCAGCCACATGTTGTCCATGTTTTTGACACAGGGATGGTTCATTTACATGGTCTGTTGGACCGGATTGATTCTTGATCTGGTTGCCGGGTTTACGTTGCTTTCGAAACGAACTCGCGTCTTCACGATGTTGTTGCTCGTCGTCTTTCATGCCACAAATTCGACGTTGTTTCAAATTGGACTTTTCCCACTGATTGGAATCGGGTTGCTGATTCTCTTTGTTGAACCAGTCCTGCCGCGAAAATGTTTTCGTTGGATCGGCACAAAATTGGGGACAATTCCTCACGGAGTTCTAGAGCCTCACATCGGAACCGCCCGCCCGGTGAAATTGGCAAGCTGGGGAGTGACAGCCTTTGTGTGTGGATGGATTTCGTTTCAGGCAATTCTTCCGCTGCGAATTTTAACCTACTCCGACGACCCAGGTTGGTCGGAAGTCGGACAATGCTTTTCCTGGAGAATGATGCTGCGACATAAAGATGCGTTCTTGAAACTCAAGTTTGATCCACCAGAGGCAGAAAAGTATCTGGAAGAGCATCCGGAAATCCTGCCACATCTCAGCAAAGTCCATGTTGAAAGAATGGTCAAAAATCCGCATTTCATTTTGCAGTACGCCCATACTGTGAGCGACGCTCTCAAAAAAGAAGGCTGGGAGGATGTCAAAATTTCATGTGTTTCGATTGCCTCGATGAACGGGCGGCCTTACCAGTTGATGATCAATCCCGAGACGGATCTCGCCAAGGCCTCGTATGGGATGTTTGAAGTCCCCGATTGGATTGTCCCGTTAGATAAATATCAACGTCCTGGGCAATACCCCAAAACGCCAGAAGAGCGGAGAGATGTCATCGCTCAAGTCTACAAAGAGCACGTGCCGGAAACACAAGAAGAGTCGCACATAAAATCCAGGGTGAAGTATGCATCGGCAATTGAATATTCGGGGTCGATTCAGTAGTTGACCGTCGTGAATGCTCTTGGCAGCAAATCCAATCTTATCCTTCATGGGTACGACAAGTATTGATAATGGTCTATAAATGAAAATAGCCCCCGGTCAATTGACCGGGGGCTATGTGATCGATTCAGTTCAGATCAAAGTTGACCTGCTCTAAATTATGGGACAGTGATGTCTGAGCCATTGATGCGAATGGTTCCGATGACATCTCCGCTGTCTTCGATGTCTGAAACAACGCCGCCACCAGTCACTTTGACTTTGTTGTTCATCCCAGCGTCATCCAGGAACAAGTCGTCGATCGACTCAACAATGATTCCTGTTCCCGTGACTTTGCGGATTTTGTTTCCGCCGATAGTCACGAAGTGATCACCACCGAACTCACCGTAGGCTTCAATTCCGATATCTCCGCCCTTGATGTTGTTGTTGTTGATGATTGCATCCAGGTTTGATCCGTCAAATGCATGAACCAGGATGTTGCCTTCTTGGACATTCTTGAATCGGTTATCGAGAATGTCGACAACGAGGTCTGATCCGTGATATCCATCGATGTGAACACCATCGAACAATAGATCCTTGAATTTGTTGTCTTCAACAATCGCTTCGAGGTAACTTCCATGATTTGCTTCGATACTAACTCCATCTTCGGTGGTGTTGCGTCCGAGGATGTCGTTTCCGTAGAAGTCGAGATACAGTTCAGAATCTGAATACAGATCTGCCTCGAATGCCCTGTGTGTCATGCCGTCAAAGATGTTGTGATGGACAACAAGATCCAGTACAGAATCGTCACTGAGATAAATGTCAATTCCGTCGCCGGTGTTACCGCGACCTAAGAATCGGTTCCCGGCAACCATGGCGTTCATGTAGCTGTTGTCATCGAGATCAATATCAATGGCATCGTCATTGATATCATCAAAGATGTTGTCTTCAACGACGAGATCAAGATAGGTGGTGTCATCAAGATCGATCTCAATCCCATTCTCAGTGTTACCGCGACCGAGAATCGTGTTTCCGGTAATGATGGCGTTCAAGTAGGCGTTGTCATCGAGATCAATCTCAATCGCATTGTCATCGACATCGTCAAAGATGTTGTTTGAGATGTTGGCAAACAATGTTCCATTGTCATCAACATCAAGATCAACTCCGTCATTACCTTGGCCAACGAATTCGTTGTTGCGAACATCAACGTGAACTTCTGAATTATCATTAACCTCGATGATGACTCCATCGCTGTCAGTCATTGAGAAGAAGTTTCCGGCGATATCGAAGTAGGCCAAAGCGTCATCAGAAGTATCGATGGTGATTGCTTCCTCACCATTGACAAGGAATGTGTTATCAAGAATGCATCCGATAGTGGTTCCATTGTTGGCTCGGATGTCGATCAAGTCGTCACTAGCATTCATCAAAGTGTTTCCAGCGATTTCGAATCGTCCTGGATTAATTCCGAAAATCGAGTCATTACCACCATCGAGGGTGAGTCCGTAAATTCCGTTGTTTCGTGCCAGGTTGATGACATTGCCGTTGTTATTAAGACGTTGGAACGTGAACGCTTCTCCTTCAGCAGTAAAGACTGCGTTCAGGTTTGATCCTGCTCCAACAACATTCATTGATCCACCACCACCGATCAGGATTTGTCGGTTGTTGAGGTCAATGGCTCCGGCTGGACCGCCACCGAAGGAGAATGCTCCGTCGACACCGTCAAGAATGTAGGTTCGTCCATTAGGACCGTTTTCGATCATGCCTCGTACGTTGTCAGCAGCTGTCAGTGTGACAACGTCATCCAGAACGGTTCCTGTTTTGGCGTTCACACCCTGGAAGATGTTTCCAGCTTGGGCAACGTTTGTGATGATGTCGATGTCACGCACGATGGGGGTAACCATACGGCGATCGAGTAGACCGAGTTTAGGCTGTTTGCATCCATTGCCACCGAGTGGAATACGGACGCTGAGAAAACCTTGGCTGACTGAACCACGAACATCGTCGTATTCGTATTGTCCGCTCAGAACCAATCGTGAATCGTTTCCGAGTGCTGGCAA from Thalassoglobus polymorphus includes the following:
- the argB gene encoding acetylglutamate kinase is translated as MNDAISKAKVLVEALGWIRKFRDRYVVVKLGGSALDDPDSVRRCLSDVIFMEAVGMRPILVHGGGKSISRGMAEAGIEPRFVQGRRYTDEKTLEIAKKILADEICESLVDQIKTLGGKSVGLHVNSQNVLTGQQLQLEDENGAAVDLGRVGYVTGIRSELLHATCRAGVIPVLPSIALDADGGGLNVNADTAAAAVAKLINAEKLVFLSDVPGIYLDKDDPATLVQHLTVSRCRELIADGTISTGMVPKVEAALEALEVGVGKIHIIDAGTPHSLLLEIYSNLGVGTEIVA
- a CDS encoding HTTM domain-containing protein; translation: MWLREQLARRVDGSSLGLFRILWGLLMVWESIRKLPKADGMYSPEYFHFTYSLFPFVKPLPEVWMMQTEISVMLIAAILITIGYYYRAASAVFLVIFTHLFLIEKIYYNNHFYLTILMSFLMMLCEADRCYRLPLPGKWGRKKETDLEAQTVPLWNLVLLRSQIVVLYFFGGVAKLNSDWLAGEPVRFWFSHKDPSHMLSMFLTQGWFIYMVCWTGLILDLVAGFTLLSKRTRVFTMLLLVVFHATNSTLFQIGLFPLIGIGLLILFVEPVLPRKCFRWIGTKLGTIPHGVLEPHIGTARPVKLASWGVTAFVCGWISFQAILPLRILTYSDDPGWSEVGQCFSWRMMLRHKDAFLKLKFDPPEAEKYLEEHPEILPHLSKVHVERMVKNPHFILQYAHTVSDALKKEGWEDVKISCVSIASMNGRPYQLMINPETDLAKASYGMFEVPDWIVPLDKYQRPGQYPKTPEERRDVIAQVYKEHVPETQEESHIKSRVKYASAIEYSGSIQ
- a CDS encoding aspartate aminotransferase family protein, producing the protein MSRSSQETISLFDQYVIPNYGRYPISLVRGEGSHVFDAEGNEYLDLFPGWGCNILGYSPERVIQAVQEQVAKLIHVPNTWYMEPQGEFAEAICTRGFGKAFFCNSGAEAVEGAIKLARLHTPKDRYKIITFENGFHGRTYGAVTATAQPKYHDGIGPMMAGFTYAPHNDLEAVRQLVDKETAAILIEPVQGEGGVNTPADGFLQGLREICDENEMVLVFDEVQTGMGRTGEWFAYQTFGVQPDIMTMAKGIAAGVACGAIIAKDEVAPSLRPGMHASTFGGNPIAMVAGKATVETIEAENLLENCQKLSARFEEFFTNLKNEIPIIEEVRVCGAMIGVDLNITATPAVKKAMDRGLLLNATHDTVIRLLPALNVTDADISQGCDIIADVLKEMADEVGAD
- a CDS encoding inverse autotransporter beta domain-containing protein: MKRLIFSMATVASLLVGGNAAHAQTNRWDAYLEIEGRGGDREERSQTRTFLPIFSDSDSLLFGDIRMMYSDKDTWEGNFGIGYRQITASQRIFGAYGFYDIRDTDHNNVFHQATVGAELLDINWGLRSNVYLPDTSSQRAGGANAFLQGNQILVQGNQERAYYGVDVEAEHILWRDDYSGQTVPGIGGDMEIWAAGGYFHFDNDASGFQHIAGPRARVEARLYDLPALGNDSRLVLSGQYEYDDVRGSVSQGFLSVRIPLGGNGCKQPKLGLLDRRMVTPIVRDIDIITNVAQAGNIFQGVNAKTGTVLDDVVTLTAADNVRGMIENGPNGRTYILDGVDGAFSFGGGPAGAIDLNNRQILIGGGGSMNVVGAGSNLNAVFTAEGEAFTFQRLNNNGNVINLARNNGIYGLTLDGGNDSIFGINPGRFEIAGNTLMNASDDLIDIRANNGTTIGCILDNTFLVNGEEAITIDTSDDALAYFDIAGNFFSMTDSDGVIIEVNDNSEVHVDVRNNEFVGQGNDGVDLDVDDNGTLFANISNNIFDDVDDNAIEIDLDDNAYLNAIITGNTILGRGNTENGIEIDLDDTTYLDLVVEDNIFDDINDDAIDIDLDDNSYMNAMVAGNRFLGRGNTGDGIDIYLSDDSVLDLVVHHNIFDGMTHRAFEADLYSDSELYLDFYGNDILGRNTTEDGVSIEANHGSYLEAIVEDNKFKDLLFDGVHIDGYHGSDLVVDILDNRFKNVQEGNILVHAFDGSNLDAIINNNNIKGGDIGIEAYGEFGGDHFVTIGGNKIRKVTGTGIIVESIDDLFLDDAGMNNKVKVTGGGVVSDIEDSGDVIGTIRINGSDITVP
- the rimI gene encoding ribosomal protein S18-alanine N-acetyltransferase yields the protein MEPSSSSEQHLDVQIRWLIRRDMPDVLRIEKSTYGHPWTDEDFLTCLRQRNCIGMVAEYDQKIVGFMIYELHKSRLHILNFAVDPDYRRHGIGTQMTLRLVDKLSQQRRNEILIEVRERDLETQLFFKQQHFRAVCVLRSHFDDTEEDAYTMQFRLDANSGAAAEFAPHNRISEIDVA